One genomic region from Pseudoduganella lutea encodes:
- a CDS encoding response regulator: protein MPERRMLLVEPADMLRRTVSLTARSLGMDAIDEAATLPQAQRLLRERRYAGAVIAVDSGSALDLTLLDLVRQGQTASDAAIPIAVLAAQADQDFVEALRGRDVRRVILKPFRAKVLLETFVAMGAGAVAPS from the coding sequence ATGCCTGAACGGCGCATGCTGCTGGTCGAACCGGCGGACATGCTGCGCCGCACGGTATCGCTGACGGCGCGATCGCTCGGCATGGACGCGATCGACGAAGCGGCCACCTTGCCGCAGGCGCAAAGGCTGCTGCGCGAGCGCCGCTATGCCGGTGCCGTGATCGCCGTTGACAGCGGCAGCGCGCTCGACCTCACGCTGCTGGACCTGGTGCGCCAGGGGCAGACGGCGAGCGACGCGGCGATACCGATCGCCGTGCTGGCTGCGCAGGCGGACCAGGATTTCGTCGAGGCGCTGCGCGGGCGCGACGTGCGCCGCGTGATCCTGAAGCCGTTCCGGGCAAAGGTGCTGCTGGAAACGTTCGTGGCGATGGGCGCGGGGGCGGTGGCGCCGTCCTGA
- a CDS encoding GAF domain-containing protein, protein MFAPPKPDNEAARIAALYALLMLDTPPEARFDRIVEFAAAEFDVPIALITLLDDDRQWFKAAIGMGITCQTSRDISFCGHAILKSEIMVIEDALRDPRFADNPLVTGPPHIRFYAGAPLVLPSGYAMGTLCVIDTRPRQLDGMELAILSTLRHLVVQQLMGEEEDKAREAADA, encoded by the coding sequence ATGTTCGCACCGCCCAAACCCGATAACGAAGCGGCCCGCATCGCCGCGCTGTATGCCCTGCTGATGCTGGACACGCCGCCGGAGGCGCGGTTTGACCGGATCGTCGAGTTCGCGGCAGCGGAATTCGACGTGCCGATCGCCCTCATCACCCTGCTCGACGACGATCGCCAGTGGTTCAAGGCGGCGATCGGCATGGGCATCACGTGCCAGACCAGCCGCGATATCTCGTTCTGCGGCCACGCGATCCTCAAGAGCGAGATCATGGTCATCGAGGATGCGCTGCGCGATCCGCGCTTCGCCGACAACCCGCTGGTGACGGGCCCGCCCCATATCCGCTTCTATGCCGGCGCGCCGCTCGTGCTGCCGTCCGGCTATGCGATGGGCACCCTGTGCGTGATCGACACGCGCCCGCGCCAGCTCGACGGCATGGAGCTGGCCATCCTGTCCACGCTGCGCCATCTGGTGGTGCAGCAGTTGATGGGTGAAGAAGAGGATAAGGCACGCGAGGCCGCCGATGCCTGA
- a CDS encoding penicillin acylase family protein, translated as MAAGRRGRWVRRIGWGLLALAVVVVMTVWFFLRGSLAQLDGKRAAPGLHGAVTVHRDALGIPSISGGDRLDVAYATGFVHAQDRFFQMDLLRRVAAGELAELFGPKALPTDREHRLHRFRARAAEAYRHLPEPDRQLIERYAAGVNDGLNALGTRPFEYGLLAQAPRAWSAHDTLLVIWAMYFDLQGAGARRELSRGWLRDNSTPEQLAFLLPPASRWDAPVDAADIALAPAPIPATAPSWWGQPGTRDAALLAAETLDTMESNVGSNNWAVAGTRSATGGAIVADDMHLGIKLPNTWYRALLQVPDSNGSTRRIVGVTLPGTPFVVVGSNGHVAWGFTNSYGDFQDLVPATADPARPGQVRLNGKWETPALHRETILVKGAPAETLTVRETSRGPLFDSAGRTYALHWIAHQSTLLNVNLRRLEAVDTLDEALAVANAAGMPAQNFIAGDAAGNIGWTIAGPLPRRAGTADATYPLADGDAGWQGWLQGAEYPRVVNPAAGQLVTANSRQLAGPGAALLGDGGYDLGARTRQARDALAALGARTDEKAVYGVMLDDRALFLAPWRARALALLDGAAVRGNPQRAEAARLLRSGWTGRASVEASGYRIARGFMWNLYDLLYGGANMPLKEWNGNAALAGKRWPDVIERLLDEQPPGWLPRQYASWRDLQLAALDRTIADLTPDGKPLRDATWGAFNTAAIAHPIAGAVPALRQWLSVPADQLPGDSNLPRVAGPTFGQSERFTVSPGKEEGGIFNMPGGQSGHPLSPYFLAGHADWVRGRATPLLPGQVEHTLAFAP; from the coding sequence ATGGCAGCAGGACGCAGGGGCCGCTGGGTCCGGCGCATCGGGTGGGGCCTGCTGGCCCTGGCGGTCGTCGTGGTGATGACGGTGTGGTTCTTCCTGCGCGGCAGCCTGGCCCAGCTCGACGGCAAGCGCGCCGCGCCCGGCCTGCATGGCGCCGTGACCGTGCACCGCGATGCGCTGGGCATTCCATCGATCTCCGGCGGCGACCGGCTCGACGTGGCCTATGCGACCGGTTTCGTGCACGCCCAGGACCGCTTCTTCCAGATGGACCTGCTGCGCCGCGTGGCGGCCGGCGAGCTGGCCGAACTGTTCGGGCCGAAGGCCTTGCCGACGGACCGCGAACACCGGCTGCACCGCTTCCGGGCCCGCGCCGCCGAAGCCTACCGCCACCTTCCCGAACCCGACCGGCAACTGATCGAGCGCTACGCGGCCGGCGTCAACGACGGCCTGAACGCGCTGGGCACACGGCCGTTCGAATATGGCCTGCTGGCCCAGGCACCGCGGGCCTGGTCGGCGCACGACACGCTGCTGGTGATCTGGGCGATGTACTTCGACCTGCAGGGCGCCGGCGCGCGGCGCGAGCTGTCGCGCGGCTGGCTGCGCGACAATTCGACGCCGGAACAGCTGGCATTCCTGCTGCCGCCGGCCTCGCGCTGGGATGCGCCGGTCGATGCCGCCGACATTGCGCTGGCGCCGGCGCCGATTCCCGCCACGGCACCGTCGTGGTGGGGCCAGCCGGGCACGCGCGACGCTGCATTGCTGGCGGCGGAAACGCTCGACACGATGGAAAGCAATGTGGGCAGCAATAACTGGGCCGTTGCCGGTACGCGCAGCGCGACCGGCGGCGCCATCGTGGCCGATGACATGCACCTGGGGATCAAGCTGCCCAACACGTGGTACCGCGCGCTGCTGCAGGTCCCGGACAGCAACGGCAGCACGCGCCGCATCGTCGGCGTCACGCTGCCCGGCACGCCGTTCGTCGTGGTCGGCAGCAACGGCCACGTGGCCTGGGGCTTCACCAACAGCTACGGCGACTTCCAGGACCTGGTGCCGGCCACCGCCGACCCTGCGCGGCCCGGCCAGGTGCGGCTGAACGGCAAGTGGGAAACGCCGGCGCTGCACCGCGAAACGATCCTCGTGAAAGGTGCGCCGGCCGAGACGCTGACGGTGCGCGAAACGTCGCGCGGGCCGCTGTTCGACAGCGCCGGCCGCACCTATGCGCTGCACTGGATCGCCCACCAGAGCACGCTCCTGAACGTGAACCTGCGGCGCCTGGAAGCCGTCGACACGCTGGACGAGGCGCTGGCAGTGGCCAACGCCGCCGGCATGCCGGCGCAGAATTTCATCGCCGGCGACGCGGCCGGCAATATCGGCTGGACCATCGCCGGGCCGCTGCCGCGCCGCGCCGGGACTGCCGACGCCACGTATCCGCTGGCCGATGGCGACGCCGGCTGGCAGGGCTGGCTGCAGGGCGCCGAGTACCCACGCGTGGTGAACCCGGCCGCGGGGCAGCTCGTGACGGCGAACAGCCGCCAGCTGGCCGGACCGGGCGCCGCGCTGCTGGGCGATGGCGGCTACGACCTGGGTGCGCGCACCCGCCAGGCGCGCGATGCGCTCGCGGCGCTGGGCGCGCGGACGGACGAGAAGGCCGTGTACGGGGTGATGCTGGACGACCGCGCGCTGTTCCTGGCGCCATGGCGTGCGCGTGCGCTGGCGCTGCTGGACGGCGCCGCCGTGCGGGGCAATCCGCAACGTGCCGAAGCCGCGCGCCTGCTGCGCTCGGGCTGGACGGGCCGCGCCAGCGTGGAGGCGAGCGGCTACCGGATCGCGCGCGGCTTCATGTGGAACCTTTACGACCTGCTCTACGGGGGCGCCAACATGCCGCTGAAGGAATGGAACGGCAACGCGGCGCTGGCCGGCAAGCGCTGGCCGGATGTGATCGAGCGCCTCCTCGACGAGCAGCCGCCCGGGTGGCTGCCGCGCCAGTACGCCAGCTGGCGTGACCTGCAGCTCGCCGCGCTCGACCGCACGATCGCCGACCTCACGCCGGACGGCAAGCCGCTGCGCGACGCGACCTGGGGCGCCTTCAATACGGCGGCGATCGCGCACCCGATCGCCGGGGCCGTGCCCGCGCTGCGCCAATGGCTGAGCGTGCCGGCCGACCAGCTGCCGGGCGACAGCAACTTGCCCCGCGTGGCCGGGCCCACGTTCGGCCAGTCCGAGCGCTTCACCGTTTCGCCCGGCAAGGAAGAGGGCGGCATCTTCAACATGCCGGGCGGGCAGAGCGGCCACCCGCTGTCGCCGTATTTCCTGGCCGGCCATGCCGACTGGGTGCGCGGTCGGGCGACGCCGCTGCTGCCGGGGCAGGTGGAGCACACGTTAGCCTTTGCCCCGTGA
- a CDS encoding sensor domain-containing diguanylate cyclase produces the protein MINDFAAAAQATMAHLRRRLGLQLWMVTRTEGDDWIVLHVDEADGAQGKEHGGYGVKPGLSLPWTDTFCSRMVLGHGPGVAPATADVPAYAHVPMADKLPTGAYVGVPLRRSDGSLFGTLCGIDPRAQPDALRDELDTLNLMGELLSKILGAELDAGAESRRADRVDADATRDPLTGLVNRRGWELLVEREEERCSRYGHSACVVSLDVDDLQFTNDTQGTAAGDSLLIRTARALESVTRGTDTVARLGGDEFAMLMVECDYFDAQALLLRVQEALAAADVRAALGMALRKPGYDLEETFAMADAEMGRAKQSRKVLN, from the coding sequence ATGATCAACGATTTCGCTGCGGCGGCGCAGGCCACGATGGCCCATCTGCGGCGTCGGCTTGGCTTGCAGTTGTGGATGGTGACACGAACCGAAGGGGACGACTGGATCGTGCTGCATGTGGACGAGGCGGACGGGGCGCAAGGCAAGGAACATGGCGGCTATGGCGTCAAGCCGGGCCTGTCGCTACCGTGGACGGATACCTTCTGTTCGCGCATGGTGCTGGGCCATGGCCCCGGCGTCGCGCCCGCCACCGCTGACGTTCCCGCTTATGCGCACGTGCCCATGGCGGACAAGCTGCCGACGGGCGCCTATGTGGGCGTGCCCCTGCGCCGCTCGGACGGCTCGCTGTTCGGCACGCTGTGCGGGATCGACCCGCGCGCGCAGCCCGACGCGCTGCGCGACGAGCTCGATACGCTGAACCTGATGGGCGAACTGCTCAGCAAGATCCTGGGCGCGGAACTCGATGCCGGTGCCGAGTCGCGCCGTGCCGACCGCGTGGACGCCGATGCCACGCGCGACCCGCTGACGGGCCTCGTCAACCGCCGTGGCTGGGAGTTGCTGGTGGAGCGCGAGGAAGAACGCTGCAGCCGCTACGGCCACTCGGCCTGCGTGGTATCGCTCGACGTCGACGACCTGCAGTTCACCAACGACACGCAGGGCACGGCGGCCGGCGACAGCCTGCTGATCCGTACCGCGCGGGCGCTGGAAAGCGTGACGCGCGGCACCGATACCGTGGCCCGCCTCGGCGGCGACGAGTTCGCGATGCTGATGGTCGAATGCGATTATTTCGATGCGCAGGCGCTGCTGCTGCGGGTGCAGGAGGCGCTGGCCGCGGCCGACGTGCGGGCGGCGCTGGGCATGGCGCTGCGCAAGCCCGGCTACGACCTCGAGGAAACGTTCGCGATGGCGGACGCCGAGATGGGGCGGGCCAAGCAGAGCCGTAAGGTTTTGAACTGA